TCCGCGCTGGTGCCCTGGATGGGCGCATTGATCGCTGCGCGCTCGCTGCCCTGCCGTTCGCCCTGGTTCTTCGAATTGATCCGCGGGAACCACGTCTTCCGGCCGAACAGGGTTTCGGAATACCCCTTCTCGCGTACCGTCTCGAGCGTGCGGACGATGTAGCGCTGGATACCCGGGAAGCGCTGGAAGTATCGGTCGATGATGTCCTGCGCCTCGTCCGCCTCGATCCCCAGCCGCCCGGCGAGGCCCCAGCGGCTGATCCCGTAGAGGATGGCGAAATTGATGGTCTTGGCCTGCGCGCGCGTATCGCGGGTCACTTCGCCGTACATTTCCTGCGCGGTGCGGTTGTGGATGTCCTCCTCCTTGGAGAACGCTTCCTTCAACTGGGGCACGTCCGCCATGTGCGCGGCCAGTCGCAGTTCGATCTGGCTGTAGTCCGCCGCGAGCAGCACGTTGCCATCTTCCGCCACGAAGCATTCGCGGATCTGACGGCCGATCTCCGTGCGGATCGGGATGTTCTGCAGGTTGGGATCGGTGCTGGACAGGCGGCCGGTCTGGGCGCCCACCAGGCTGTAACTCGTGTGCACCCGTCCGGTGTCCGGATTGATGGCGGCCTGCAGCGCGTCGGTATAGGTCGTGCGCAGCTTGGTCAGCTGGCGCCATTCGAGTACCTTGCTGGCGATTTCCGCGCCTTGCGCGTCCAGTTTTTCGAGGATGCTCTGATCGGTCGAATACTGGCCGCTCTTGCCCTTGCGGCCGCCCTTGTATGCCATCTTGTCGAACAGGATCTCGCCCAGCTGCTTAGGGCTGCCGACCGAGAATTCCTGCCCCGCGATGGAGTGGATCTCGGTTTCCAGCGTGGCCGTCTGCGCGGCAAATTCCTCGGACAGCTTCGCGAGGCGCGCCTTGTCCACCTTGATGCCGTGCCGCTCCATCTGAGCGACCACCGGGATGATCGGCCGGTCGACCCGCTCGTAGACGCTGGTGCCGCCTTCGATGGCGAGGCGCGGCTTCAGCATCCGGTGGAGGCGCCAGGTCACGTCCGCATCCTCGGCCGCGTACTGCGTCGCCTTGTCGAGCGGAACCTGGCCGAACGGAATCTGCTTCTTGCCGCTGCCGCACACGTCCTTGAACTTGATCGGCGCGTGGGCGAGGTGGCGCTCGCACAATTCGTCCATGCCGTGTCCGCCGCCGATGCCCGTTTCGCTACGGCCGGCGTCGAGCGCGAAGCTGACGATCATGGTATCGTCGATCGGGCCGACCGCGATGCCGTGGCGGGCGAGGACGTTGAGGTCGTACTTGCCGTTCTGGAAGACCTTGAGCACCGCGTCGCTTTCCAACAGCGGCTTCAGCAGCGTCAGCGCCTCCGCCCGGTCGACCTGCCGGGGCCGGTCGTCGAACATGTCGCTGCCGCCGTGGGCGAACGGGATGTAGCAGGCATCGTTCGGCCCGAGGGCGAGGCTGACGCCGACGAGATCGGCACTGATGGCATCGAGACTGCTGGTTTCGGTGTCCACTGCGACGAGGCGCGCGGCAAAGGCGCGATCAATCCATTCGCGCAAGGACTCCATCGTCTGGACGCACTGGTAGGCATCGCGGTCGATGGCGGCCATTTCGGGAACCGGCTGGCGGCTACCTTCGGGCGCGGCGTCGGCGCTCTTGTTCTCGGCCTTGGCGGGATTGAGCCGATTGGGGCGGTCGGGGCTGCCGCTGCCGGCATCGAGCCGGCGCAGCAGGCTGGCGAAGCCGTGCTTCTCGAGGAATTGCGCCAGCGGCTCCTTCGGGACCGTCTTCAGCGCGAAATCCTCCAGCGGCTGCGGAAGGTCGCAATCTTCCTTCAGGGTAACGAGGACGCGCGAGAGTTCGGCATCCGCGCGCCCGTCCAGCAGCCGCTCCTTCAGCTTGGATTTCTTCATGTCGGGCGCCGCATCGAGCGCGCCGGCAAGGCTGCCATGTTCGGCAATCAGCTTGCTGGCCGTCTTGGGACCGATGCCGTAGATGCCGGGCACGTTGTCGACCGTGTCGCCCATCAGGGCCAGCACATCGCCGACGAGTTCGGGCGGAACCCCGAATTTCTCCTCCACCTCTTCCGGGCCGATGCGCACGCTCTTCATGGTGTCGAGCATGTCGATGGTCGCGCCGTCCACCTCGCCCACGATCTGCATCAGGTCCTTGTCGGAGGACACGATGGTCACGTCCCAGCCTTCCTTCTGGGCGGCGCGCGCATAGCTCGCGATGAGATCGTCGGCTTCCAGCCCTTCTTCCTCGATGCAGGCGAGACTGAAGGCGCGGGTGGCATCGCGGATCAGCGGAAACTGGGGGCGAAGGTCCTCGGGCGGTTCGGGCCGGTTGGTCTTGTATTCGGCATAGATGTCGTTGCGGAAACTGCGGCTGTCCTTGTCGAGAATGACGGCGAGGTGCGTCGGGCCGTCCGCCTTGTCGAGATCGTCCGCCAGCTTCCACAGCATGGTGGTGTAACCGTAAACCGCGCCGACCGGCGTCCCTTCCGGATTGGTGAGCGGCGGGAGACGGTGATAGGCGCGGAAGATATAGGCCGAGCCGTCGACGAGGTAGAGGTGATTCCTGTCTGCCATGATTTCGCGGTAGCAGCGCTTTGCAGGATGGTCAGCCGGGAAAGAATCTGGCGGCAAAAAACCGCGCAATCGCGACACTTTGTCGAAAAAATGGCGAGAATAAGGCAGAATGTGGCAAAATCGCTTGCGCGGTCACATTTTCGCCATTATCTGGCAGGCATGAAGTCGGTCCGGGAGGGTCGGTTTCTCACCGAGGCCTCGAGGCCAACGTGCCCCAAACTCGCAATGTAAGGAATTCATCCTATGCGTAAGTTCGTTATTGCTGCCGTCGCCGCTGGCGCCGCTCTCTCGCTCGCCGCTTGCTCGGAAGGCACCCAGGACGCCGCTGAAGAAACCGTCGAAGGCGCCGCCGCCGACACCGAAGCCAACGCCGAAGCCGCTGGTGCGGCCGTCGAAGGCGCCATGGACGACGCCGGCGAAACCGCCGAAGGCGCGATGGCCGAAGCCGACGAAGCTGCTGCCGACGCGGAAGCCGAAATGGACGCCACCATGGACGCCGAAACGACGACCGAAACCGAAGCTCAGTAAGCTTCTGGCGGTCAACGCTTCAAAAAAAGAAGGGCGGCTCGATCGAGCCGCCCTTCTTTCGTCCGGTATGCGCGCGAAAGACCGCGTCAACCCGAAAGACTATTCCGGGCTGTAGTCGGCGCGCGCGTAATTGCGGCCGGTCACCGAATATCCTTCGTAGAGAGCCTGCGTGATGGAGGCGATGCGCTGGTCGCGGCGTAGGCGCGCGGCGCTCTTGTTGCGGGCCTCGTCGCTCATCGAGGCGCTTTGGCCGGTCACGTAGATCGCCGCCGCGATGGGGCGCCCGTCGGGCGTGTAGAAGATACCGATGTCGCTGGCCGTGCGGTTGAGCGTGCCGGTCTTGTGCGCAAGCCGCGCGCTGTCCGGGAGGACGGAGGTCATGCGGCGCGATCCCGTCCGGGTGCCCTGCATGGTATCGACGATGAAGCGCGAACTGGATCGCGAAAGCCAGTCGCCCCGGTGAAGCCCGGCAAGCAGTTGGGCCATCGCCCGCGGGCTGGCGCTGTCGCGCTTGTCGACATAGGTCACCGGATCGAATTCACCGTCGTCGCGCACCAGCGTGGCAATGTCGCGGCTCAGTTCGAAATCCTGGATACCTGCCTTTTCGCGCATCCAGCGATTGACCGCCTTGGGGCCGCCCACGACATCCAGCAACGCATCCGTTGCCGTGTTGCTGCTGCGCGTGATCATCAGGTTGAGGAGGGTGCGCGCCGGGAGATACTTGCCCTTGGACACGGGCGCCTTCGAGCCGGAAAACCGGGCCGAGCGTTGCGGGATCAGGAGCGGAAATTCACTGTTGAGCGACCAGCGCCCATTATCGACCCCCTCCATGAACGTCGCGGCGATGGCGATCTTGCTGGTGCTGGCCATCGGGAAGCGCATGTCGCCGAGGATGGAAATCTCGCGCCCGGTGGTCAGGTCGATCGCGGCCACGCCGATCCGTCCGTCGGCGCCGTCGGCGAGCTGCGCAATGCGCTTCTCGAATCCAGTGTCGTATACCGCTTCGTAAGTGAGCGGTTCGCGGACCTTGGTGCCGAGCTCGCTATCGAAAGCGGCCTCGAAATCGGCGAAGCTGTCCTGCGCCGTGGCCGGTGCGGAAGCCACGCCAAAAGCGCCGAATGCCGCAAAGGCACTCAGCGTCGCGAAGATTTTGCGTCCCATGATCATTCCCGTTGCGTACCCCAATTATCCTTTTCAGGGGGTTAACGGGCCGGGATTCCCTCCTTCAAGCCGTGTCGCGACGAAAAGAGGCGCGAACGCGACGGAAGCCGGTTCGCGTCCCTTTTCGCACGAGTGTGAGGTCACGCGTCGCTGATCGCCTTCTCGATCCGGTCGGTCGGTTCGCCGGTCATCGTCTTGGCAATCTCCCCGGCGAGCCGCTTCTCAAGCTCTGAGTGATAGTGGCGCCGCATCTCGCCCAGCGTCTTGGGGTCGGCGATGATCAGCACATCGTCGAACGATCCGGCGATCGCTTGCTGGTTCAGCCATTCGGCGGCAGCTGCCCCGTGCGCCAGTTCATTGAGATCGGTTGCGCCGGTACGCTGCCCGGCATCGTCCTGGTGCTTCACGCCGGCGCTGAAGTTCGTGGCGGTCAGGTCGTGGCTTTCGGCATTGGCCAGCTTCGGCTCGAACAGCTGGCCTTCGTTACGCATCGTCTTGAACTGTTCGCCGTCGACAATGGCGACGAGGGCGCGTTGCGGCAGTTTCATGCAGGTCTCCTGTTGTTCTGTCGGAGATTCTACGTTCGAGCGGCGCATTCGTTGCGGCCCGGCCGCATCATCGCGCAATTGATCGGCGGAGCGAAACGGCTAGGCAGGTCGGCATGAGCACCTGGACACTCGGCATCATCGGCGGCAGCGGCCTCTACCAGATCGACACGCTGGAAGACGCGCAATGGATCAGGGTCGCTTCGCCCTTCGGCGAGGCGTCGGACGAGATCCTGTGCGGCAGGATCGGGGACGTGAAACTGCGCTTCCTGCCGCGCCACGGACGCGGGCATCGCATCCCGCCGGGCGAGGTGAACGCGCGCGCCAATGTCGACGCGCTGAAGCGGGCCGGGTGCACCGACATCCTCAGTATCAGCTCGGTCGGTTCGCTGCGGGAGGAACTGCTGCCGGGCCGGTTCTGCGTCGCCGACCAGTTCATCGACCGCACGAAGGGGCGCGCATCCAGCTTTTTCGGCACGGGCATGGTCGCCCATGTCAGCATGGCGGAGCCGGTGTGCGAACGCCTGTCCGCCTTCGCAGCCGCGGCGGTGGAGCGGGCCGGAGGCGACGTCGCGCATGGCGGAACCTATCTCGCCATGGAAGGCCCGCAGTTCTCGACCCGCGCGGAAAGCCACCTTTATCGCCAGTGGGGCGCGGACATCATCGGCATGACCGCCATGCCGGAAGCGAAACTGTGCCGCGAGGCGGAGATGCCATATGCGCTGATCGGCATGGTGACCGATTACGATTGCTGGCGCGAGGAAGAAGCCTTCGTGGAAGTCAGCCAGGTCATCGCGCAGATGCAGGCAAACGGAGAGATAGCCCGGCGGGCGATTTCGGAACTCGTCGCGGCGCTACCGGCGGAGCGAGCCGCTTCGCCGCTCGACACGGTCCTGGATCATGCGCTGATCACGGCGGAGGACGCGCGCGATCCCGCCATGCTGGCAAAGCTGGACGCGGTCGCCGGGCGCGTCCTCTAGGCCGAGCAACTCGCCCCGCCCAGCACGCAGAAGCGCGCGCAGTGGGGGTGGTTGAGCGAGACCTCGCCCGACGCTTCGGCCAGCGTCGCGCCCATGTCGAAGCCCTCGTCGTGGGGAATGAGCGTGCAGGCCGCGACGCGCGGTGCCGGTTCGCCCTTCCGGTGCACGACCATCCGGCTGGTGGCGCACATGATGTCGTCCGGCGACTTGCCGAGGATGTCCCAGCAATCGGTGGTGATCTCGGCGACATCTCTGGTCTCGTCCATTTCCGGGAACAGGACGAGCCGCATCGGGTCCTGCGCGTCGATCCGGATGTTCTGCTCCGCGAACAGGTCGGCGTAGCCGGCTCGCGCTTCGACCATACCTTCACCGGGCAGAAGGCGTCCGGCAACCGCGATGTCGAAGCCGTTGTCCGACAGCCACTTCAGACCCGCGATGGCCGGCTCCCAACTCCTCGATCCGCGCTCGCCCTCGTGACCCGCACGCGTGTGGTGGTCGAGGCTGACGCGGATGGTCAGCCGGTCGCCATATCGCCGCTTGAGGTCGAGCAGCGCTTCCTCGTGTCGCCGCATCGGTTTCATCGCATTGCTCAGCACCAGTGCCTCGAACCCTCGGTCCAGCGCATCATCCAGTATCGCTAGGAAGTCCGGGTTCATGAACGGTTCGCCGCCGGTGAAGCCGATTTCCCGCGTGCCGGTGCCCTGCGCCTCGTCGAGAAAGCGGGCGACGTCGCGAGCTTTGATATAGATCAGCGCGTCGTTGGTCGGGCTGCTCTCGATATAGCAGGTGGCACAGGCGAGATTGCACAGAGTGCCGGTGTTGAACCAGAGCGTTTCCAGCTGCTTGAGGCCGACCGTGGCCCGGCGTTCGCCTTTCGCGGTCAGAACGGGATCGGAGAACTTCTCGGCCGGGAGCGCAGCGGCATCGACGCGGAAGGGCGAGGGGCCTTGTGGCGCATTGCGTCCTGCCCCGCGCGTCCGCGGCTTATCCTCTCGGGCGGGGGCGTCGGCCATCAGGCGAATGTCCTGCGCAGGCCGGCGACGAAGGCGACCCAGCGCTTGGGTATCTTGCCGAACACGGTCGGCTCCCATGCGCTGAAAGCCGTGGCCTTGGTGATTTCCGAACGCGTGGGATAGGCGACGATCGCGCTGCCAATGGCAAAGCTGCTCGCCTTGCCGGTGATCAACTGGCTGAAGGGCAGGATGAGCTCCCC
This genomic interval from Qipengyuania sp. JC766 contains the following:
- the polA gene encoding DNA polymerase I; this encodes MADRNHLYLVDGSAYIFRAYHRLPPLTNPEGTPVGAVYGYTTMLWKLADDLDKADGPTHLAVILDKDSRSFRNDIYAEYKTNRPEPPEDLRPQFPLIRDATRAFSLACIEEEGLEADDLIASYARAAQKEGWDVTIVSSDKDLMQIVGEVDGATIDMLDTMKSVRIGPEEVEEKFGVPPELVGDVLALMGDTVDNVPGIYGIGPKTASKLIAEHGSLAGALDAAPDMKKSKLKERLLDGRADAELSRVLVTLKEDCDLPQPLEDFALKTVPKEPLAQFLEKHGFASLLRRLDAGSGSPDRPNRLNPAKAENKSADAAPEGSRQPVPEMAAIDRDAYQCVQTMESLREWIDRAFAARLVAVDTETSSLDAISADLVGVSLALGPNDACYIPFAHGGSDMFDDRPRQVDRAEALTLLKPLLESDAVLKVFQNGKYDLNVLARHGIAVGPIDDTMIVSFALDAGRSETGIGGGHGMDELCERHLAHAPIKFKDVCGSGKKQIPFGQVPLDKATQYAAEDADVTWRLHRMLKPRLAIEGGTSVYERVDRPIIPVVAQMERHGIKVDKARLAKLSEEFAAQTATLETEIHSIAGQEFSVGSPKQLGEILFDKMAYKGGRKGKSGQYSTDQSILEKLDAQGAEIASKVLEWRQLTKLRTTYTDALQAAINPDTGRVHTSYSLVGAQTGRLSSTDPNLQNIPIRTEIGRQIRECFVAEDGNVLLAADYSQIELRLAAHMADVPQLKEAFSKEEDIHNRTAQEMYGEVTRDTRAQAKTINFAILYGISRWGLAGRLGIEADEAQDIIDRYFQRFPGIQRYIVRTLETVREKGYSETLFGRKTWFPRINSKNQGERQGSERAAINAPIQGTSADIIKRAMARMNPALADAGLTDVRMLLQVHDELVFELPEGLVADATPVIERVMAEAALPAVELDVPLGIETGSGRSWGEAH
- a CDS encoding serine hydrolase, whose translation is MGRKIFATLSAFAAFGAFGVASAPATAQDSFADFEAAFDSELGTKVREPLTYEAVYDTGFEKRIAQLADGADGRIGVAAIDLTTGREISILGDMRFPMASTSKIAIAATFMEGVDNGRWSLNSEFPLLIPQRSARFSGSKAPVSKGKYLPARTLLNLMITRSSNTATDALLDVVGGPKAVNRWMREKAGIQDFELSRDIATLVRDDGEFDPVTYVDKRDSASPRAMAQLLAGLHRGDWLSRSSSRFIVDTMQGTRTGSRRMTSVLPDSARLAHKTGTLNRTASDIGIFYTPDGRPIAAAIYVTGQSASMSDEARNKSAARLRRDQRIASITQALYEGYSVTGRNYARADYSPE
- a CDS encoding host attachment protein; the protein is MKLPQRALVAIVDGEQFKTMRNEGQLFEPKLANAESHDLTATNFSAGVKHQDDAGQRTGATDLNELAHGAAAAEWLNQQAIAGSFDDVLIIADPKTLGEMRRHYHSELEKRLAGEIAKTMTGEPTDRIEKAISDA
- the mtnP gene encoding S-methyl-5'-thioadenosine phosphorylase, translating into MSTWTLGIIGGSGLYQIDTLEDAQWIRVASPFGEASDEILCGRIGDVKLRFLPRHGRGHRIPPGEVNARANVDALKRAGCTDILSISSVGSLREELLPGRFCVADQFIDRTKGRASSFFGTGMVAHVSMAEPVCERLSAFAAAAVERAGGDVAHGGTYLAMEGPQFSTRAESHLYRQWGADIIGMTAMPEAKLCREAEMPYALIGMVTDYDCWREEEAFVEVSQVIAQMQANGEIARRAISELVAALPAERAASPLDTVLDHALITAEDARDPAMLAKLDAVAGRVL
- a CDS encoding radical SAM protein; translation: MADAPAREDKPRTRGAGRNAPQGPSPFRVDAAALPAEKFSDPVLTAKGERRATVGLKQLETLWFNTGTLCNLACATCYIESSPTNDALIYIKARDVARFLDEAQGTGTREIGFTGGEPFMNPDFLAILDDALDRGFEALVLSNAMKPMRRHEEALLDLKRRYGDRLTIRVSLDHHTRAGHEGERGSRSWEPAIAGLKWLSDNGFDIAVAGRLLPGEGMVEARAGYADLFAEQNIRIDAQDPMRLVLFPEMDETRDVAEITTDCWDILGKSPDDIMCATSRMVVHRKGEPAPRVAACTLIPHDEGFDMGATLAEASGEVSLNHPHCARFCVLGGASCSA